In Desulfurococcaceae archaeon MEX13E-LK6-19, the genomic window AACGGAAATAATAGAGTTCCAAGCAAAAATAGTAGTACTAGACAGCTTCACACCAATAGGACACGCAGTCGAGAAAACAATAAACGCACGAGGACTAATCCAAAACTACGTATACAACATAGCATCACTAATCCAGGGACTAGTAGTAATAATCGCCGAAATACCATTAGGAGAAACCACGATAAAAGTAGGCGACGTAGAATTCGTTGCAGACGTCGTACTAATACTCAAGCACAACATAGAAAACAAACTACTAAACAGAGTAATAGAACTACGGAAACTAAGAGACGCAAGAATCTCGGTAGCAGAAATACCATTCATACTCGTGGAGGGAAAAGGAATACGACTCTTCTACCCGCCAATACAAGAAGAACCACCATCAGCTAAACTAGATGTAGAACTAAAACACCCATGCAAACAATTGGCAGAAGCAATAGAGCCCGTGTATCCAGGAAACAGTATGTTAGTAGTATACCCTCCCGATGCACGAAGCATAATATACACGTACATGCCAATAATAACAATGCTTACAATAAATAAGCTCAAAACACTAATAGTAACCTACAGGTACTCAGTCAAGGAGATAGAGAAATTCGCTAAACAATTACTAAATAAATATGGAATCAATTCAGATGACATAATGAATAATATTATAGTAAAAGCAATAAACCCGGCATCACTAAGCCTCGAGGAAATACTGGGTAAGGAACTAGAACTAGTAGACGAATACAAGCCGGACGCAATGATATTTCATGGCGTGGAAGTAGTTAATTCAATGCATGGCAACAACTCAAAGTACTACATGTTCCTTAGAAACCAGCTGCTATACCATAAATCCAAGGGAATACTAACAATAAGATACATGACACTAGTTGATAAAAAGAAATACTACAAAAACGCCGAGCTATCAGAGATCATAATGAGACTATACTACAAGAAGACCAAGGAAGAAAAACTAGAACCATACCTCTACGTATGGCGGGCAGGAAAAGAACCAACAATACTCACGCCAAAACAGCTGAGTGAATGCTTGAGCGAATGTATTAAAGCATTGAAAGGAGAGTGAAGAAGTAATGAAGGTGAATAAATGGGAAATACTATCACATATAAAACAATACATATCAGAAAAGACGCCAGGATACCTACACTTACTCGACATAATAGCGAGAAGAAAAACAGGAAAAACAGCAATAGAACTACTACTAGAGGACCCGGCGGCCCTATACGAAGTACTCGAAGAATACTATGGAGATAAATCAACAGTGATATTCATATTATCATCAATGTTCTTGAAACCATTAGCGATAAAACTAGGAAACCCCGCGCTAGTGGACGACCTCTTAAACGCGATAATGAAGAAAGACAACAAAGAGTTCTTCAAAATACTCAAGGAGAACGGTTTAGAAATAAAATAACAACATCTTTATTTTACTCATTCTTTATGTTCCCCCTTGTCATCAGGGCTATCTATTATCAAGACATATAACAAAATAATCAATATAGAGAAAAAGGAGTAAGCAAATACTTCTAAACACGTCTACTACACGCTAGGTGTCGAAGAGCAATGGTGCTCGAAGGAGTTAGGAAAGCGCTATCAAAATTCCTTAGAAGCAACAAGGAGTACAAGGAGAGTGTAAACGAGTTCATAAAAGAGCTACAGAAAGAACTAATTAAAGCGGATGTAAACGTCAAGCTAGTCTTCCAGTTAACTAAGGAGATAAAAGAAAGAGCGCTCAAAGAGGAGCCTCCACCGGGTATCAGTAGGAAAGACTGGCTTGTGACAATAGTCTACGAGGAGCTCTCAAAACTATTCGGTGGGGACAAGAAGCCGGAGATAAAGCCGCCGAAGAAACCATGGGTTATCCTACTAGTGGGCCTCCAGGGAAGCGGTAAAACGACAACAGCGGCAAAACTAGCATACTACTATAAGCTCGATGGATACCGTGTAGCACTCGTATGTGCGGATACGTATAGACCGGCAGCCTACGACCAATTAAGACAACTGGGCGAGAAAATAGGGGTACCAGTCTACGGAGAGCCTGAGAACAAGAATGCTGTTGAAATAGCTAAGCGAGGAGTAGAACTATACAAGGAAAAAGACTTCGATATAATAATCGTTGACACAGCTGGTAGACACCATAGGGAGGAAGACCTGCTCAAAGAAATGAAGGATATAGCCAAGGAGATAAAACCTGATGAAGTAGTATTAGTCATCGACGCCGCCATAGGCCAGCAGGCATACAATATAGCAAAGAAATTCCATGAATCAACACCAATAGGCTCGATAATAGTAACGAAACTCGATGGAACAGCAAAAGGAGGAGGAGCATTATCAGCAGTAGCAGTCACTGGAGCCACGATAAAATTCATTGGTACAGGCGAGAAAATAGATGAACTAGAAGTCTTTAACCCAACGAGATTCGTTGCAAGAATACTAGGCATAGGAGACCTAGAAGGACTTCTAGAGCGCGTCAAGAAGACAAAGATCGAGTTCACTGAGAAAGAAGTCAAGGAACTTCTCAGCGGTAAAATAAACATGAGGCTAGTATACAAGCAAATAATAAGTCTGAGAAGAATGGGTCCATTGAAGAAAATATTATCAATGATACCCGGACTAAGTCTCAAAGCACCATTCGACATAGACTTGAGTGCACGTGAAGCCGAGGAGAAAATCAATAAATGGCTCGCAATCATAAACTCGATGACATACGAGGAGCTAGACAACCCCGAGATCATAGATAGAAGGAGGATGAGGAGAATAGCACTTGGAGCAGGCGTGGACATAAACGACGTCAAGGAGCTCATGAAGCAGTACCAGCTAGTCAAGAAATTAGCCAAGCAGTTGAGGAGAAGAAAGGATCTCTTGGAGAAACTCAGGATAGGGATCTAGGAGTTCTAGAGAATGAAGTACAAAAAACGGATAATACTAGTTGAAATAAACAATCCATGTCATGATATCGAGAAAACATCTTCTATTCTCTTATACTCACTAGTGGTATCACATGGGATAAGAGTAGACACAATACTTGTAACATTAACGCATGACAAAATAGTTCTCCTCGAAGGAAAACAATTAAGACACTTGTATCCACAAGAAAACAGTCTTAGAGGATTTGTGAAGGCGGTGTACTGTAAAGAAAAACGATTACCCGGAGTCAAGTACGTGGAGAAAAACATGGAGACATTAAAGAAGTTAATCACAAGCGAATGTATGAGAACAATAATACTGAGGCCATGGGGTGAGGGGCAACCAGTTCATCCATGCGAACTATACCCAGTGTTCAAAACAGCTAATTGTATAGTCATTGATACATGCGGGAAACAATTATTACCTGAGGAATCACGTCAAACAATAATACTTAAGGGTGTAAACGAGAATACCGTAAAGGCAATCGCTATAACCCACTACATTATAGACACTGCTTGCGGCGCATTGATCAGGAGGAAAGGTGAGATAATATATGCAAGAGGATTATGTGGAGAAAGCGAAGAACAATGCAGCTAACATAATAGAGAAAACGATAAGGATCCTGTTGAAACACCCACTTTGTAATCATTGTCTAGGAAGATTATTTGCTAGACTAGGCAAGGGATTAGGAAACGATGAACGTGGATACGCGTTGAAAACGCTGGTATCAATGCTTATTCCGACGGAGGAAGGAGACGATAAACTAAGGGATTTTGTCAAAAAACTTGCTGAAAATGCTGGAGACCCGCTGACAAGACTATACAACGTAGTTTATGGTGAAGACGTAGAGCCTAAGAAATGTAGTTTATGTAATGGAAAAATATCCCGTAAATACTTCGAGGAACTAGCGGATAATGTGATAGAGATACTCAAGGAATACAATGCTACAAGCTTCCTCATCGGAGTAACAATAGATAGGGAAATGATGCTAAAGGAACTAGAGCTCGTTAGAGAAATAGGGATTGATTATAGTGAATCAATAAAAAACGAGATAAAAAGAGAAGTAGGAAAAATAGTCAAGGAGAAAACAGGTATAGAACCAGACTTCACGAGACCAGATATAGTAGCGATAATAGACTATGAGAAAAACACCATACACCCCATCGTCAACCCCATTCTTCTCACCGGCAGATACTGGAAGAAAGCAAGAAACATATCACACACTATATGGAGTGTTGAAGGAGCAAAGAAGTACCCGTACTCCATAGAAGAGTTCCTAGACCATACACTAAACCCCCTCTACGATTCGGATAAAGCAATACTGCATGCATCAGGTCGTGAAGACGTTGATGCAAGAATGCTAGGAACAGGAAGACCAATGGTAGTAGAAATCGTGAACCCTAGGTTCAGGCTCGTTGATACGAATTTGTTAAACGAGTTACTCAAATCAGTAGTTATTGATGCAGAAGTATACGGGGAAGCAACAAGAGAGACGATAAGACTGCTGAAAACAGACTTGTCGAAGAAGGAAAAAATATACAAAGCACTGGTTGTGACGGATCAGCCAGTGAGTGATGATAAACTACGTGAACTCGAGGAGTTCTTCAGAAACAGGACAATCAGGCAGCTAACACCATTAAGAATACTTAGAAGGAAAAAAGAGAGAGAAAGAATTAGGAAGGTATACGAAGTCGTTGTCAATAAGATCTCGGATAGAGTTTTTGAGGCACTGATAAAAAGTGATGGGGGTCTCTACATAAAGGAGTTAATATCAGGGGATCAAGGTAGAACAGATCCAAGTTTTACGTCGGTACTAGGAGTACAAGCATACTGTATAGAGCTTGACGTGATCGGTGTAGAAGTATATCTTCCACGTATACAAAAACCTTTAAATTAAGGGTTCGCTGTTCTAAAACAAGCCAGAGTATATACGGAGGAGATGGTGGCAATAAATGGTCAAGGCACCCAGAGGCTATAGGCATAGAACAAGGAAATTAATGACGAAAAAAGTCAGAGAGCGCGGCGCAATACCTCCACTAAGCCTCCTCTTGTACGAATACAAGGTTGGCGATAAAGTACACATAGTGATAAACCCCTCGGTGCACAAAGGTATGCCTCACAGGAGATTCCATGGAAAAACAGGAGTCATAGTAGGCAAGAGAGGGAAATGCTATATCGTTGAGGTATACTTAGGTGACAAGAAGAAAACACTGATCGTACGGCCTGAGCACCTTAGGCCCGTTAAAACAAGCCAGTAAAACAATTTATTAACAGGAAACAATACTTCAATCATGGTGTTAACCCTTGTCCAGTGAATTAGATATTGAAGTGATTGAGGAAAAACATGTATCAAATCCTGTTGCTAAAAAACTTCTAGAGAAAATAATCAAGCGTATAGAAGAAAAGGAAGGCACTATACCTCTCTTACTACACAAGACCATGGAGTATCTACGCCAGTACTCGAAAATGGATGCAGACAAGGCTGAAGCTCTCGAGAGGGAGCTAAGTGCTTTTGAGTTGAAACCAGAAACCATAGTAATGTTCGTCAACATATGTCCTGAAACACTTGATGAAGCCAGAACCCTACTTGTACTGGAGGAAAGAACTATCGATACTGAAGAACTAAACAAGATCCTGGAAGTTGTAAAGAAGTATTGCTCATAAGAATCTCTTTATGAGATATAAATACTTCTTGGAAATCTAAACTAACTAACTTAAATAATCTGGGTCTACATTATTATATTGACAAGACCAATGCATAAAACACTCTCTAACATGTAAAAGGTGATCAATTACCGTGTACCAGCCGCGTAGGCCAAGACAACCCTTTGGCCCGCCCGGGCCTTCTAGGAGAAGAGGGAGAGAAGAACTTAAGGAGACTAGTGTTTATATTCTCGACTTCATGCCGTTTGGCAATCCATTGGATAAATATGTTGAGTATAGGAATAAACCTGTTGCACAAGCCATAGGAACAAGGTTCTTTACACTACTTGAAGTAGAACCCTATCCTGGTGTTGACCTGAGACCCGGCGAGAAAGTAGAGCTTGACAGGGAGTCAAAGATCAAGAGGATTATTGGTAGGATATCGTATGACGATCTTACATCTACGGCTAAGGATAATCTGGAGGGTATTGTCAGAAAGATTGTTGAAGAGAACGAGAAAGTATTCGTGGACTTCTTTAATAAAGCAGGGCCCATAACACTTAAACTGCACACACTTGAGCTCCTGCCTGGAATAGGTAAAAAGACCATGAAATTAATACTTGATGAACGAAGGAAAAAGCCTTTTGAATCATTTCAGGACATACAAGAGAGAGTTAAACTAAGTGATCCCGTGAAAACAATAGTCGACCGTATACTAGTGGAGCTTCGTGGCGAAGACAAGTACTATTTATTCATAAAACCGCCGAGACATAAAATAGGTCCTGGGACGATATATATTGGTTACCTAGAGAAAGTACGGCACTTCTAATAGGTTACCGTAAAATTGTCGATTGAAATAAATGTGAAGGTACCATCCTTTGTCCAAACCTCCTTTGTCATCAACTAGAATGCTTCTAATATGGACAAGGAACAAGCTGAAAGAATATGGTATAAAACCCAAGGAAAAATACAGCCAGTCTTTTGTAGTAAGTCCTTTTCTTGTACTTGATATTGTGGGTAAGGTTCGTGAATTAGCGTGTAGAAATGTTATAGAAGTAGGGAGTGGTCTTGGAACTATAACGTATTACTTGTCTTCATACAGTAGAGTTCTGGCAATAGAAATAGATCCATTACTTGCCGTTGCTACAAGAAATACTGTCGAAAACAAAAATAGCTGCATAGTAGTAAATGGCGATGCTCTTGAAATCGACTGGTGTACTGAATGTATTGTATCAAATACTCCCTACCATATATCATCTGACTTAATAATAAAGATTGCAAGAACCAATGCTGTGAAGAAGGCGGTTCTTGTTTTACAGAAAGAAGTAGCTGAAAGACTAACTGCTAAGCCAGGTACCAACAGCTATGGGAGACTAACGATCATCACAAAAATATTGTTTAATGTGGAAACAGTCCGGACATATCCACCATCTTGTTTCTATCCCCAACCAAAAGTGTATTCACGGTTAGTAGTACTTGAGAGAAAGAAGAATTACGATAAACATACTGAGATACTAGAGGAGATTACAAGACTCCTTTTTAGCGAGCGAAGGAAAAAAGCTATACGTGTCCTTGAGAGAAAACTTGGTGTTAAAAGAGATGAAGCACGGAGGCTTGGTATTAGTGATGAAGCCAGAGTCTATGAGCTGGAGCCAAGGGTTTTGCTAGAGATAGCAAGACTGGTAATGGAAAGAAAGTATTCATAGATGACACAACATGGATTACCGTGTTCAACGGAGTATACGAACCAGCTGAAGACACATGGCTTCTCCTGAAAATAATTAACGCAGATCTGATTAAGGGAAAGACCTTAGTTGATGTATGTACGGGGAGTGGTGTAATAGGGATCTACCTGGTGTTAAAAAACATTGTTTCTAAGGCAATACTGATCGATATAGATGACAATGCTGTCCATAACGCGTATCACAACGTTGTGGAGAAGAATATTTCCAGCAAAGCAATTGTGTTGAAATGCGATTTATTGTCATGTATCGGTAACAAAAGCGTAGAAGTAATAACAGCTAATCCACCATACCTGCCTAGGGAAAACAGGACTATGTTCAGAGACGTAGATGCAGGTCATAGAGGCATAGAAATCCTATCAAGAATTATTGAGCAGTCATCAGAGAAACTTAAAGATAATGGTGTTCTCTACATAGTATTCTCCTCACTAACTGGAAAAGAGGAAGTATTCTCGCTTCTAAGAAAACATGGTTTCAAAGTAAATAGAGAAGTTTATGAACATTATTTCTTTGAAGACATAATAGCTGTGGAGGCGATTCTTAGTGAAACAAGTTAGGGTAGTGCTTGTCGAACCAGAAGGGGCTATGAATATAGGTTTTGTTGCAAGAACATGTATGAACTTCGGTGTCGAGGAACTCTATATAGTTAATCCAAAAGCTAGTCTTGAAGAAGCTAGGAGATATTCCGCCAAAGCTGTTGGTCTTCTCGAGAAATCAGTGATTGTTAATACACTTGATGAAGCATTAGAGGGAGGGGACATCATTGTAGCGACGTCAGCTAAAGGCTATAGTGAAGGAGATTACGTGAGGCAGGCGGTGCCCGTAAGAGAATTTGTTGAAAAAATGGTTACTGGTAAAGAGAAAATAGTCCTTCTCTTCGGCCGCGAGAGTACTGGTCTTACGCGAGAAGAAATCAAGAAAGCACAGGTACTAGTAACCATACCTGCTAACCCAGTGTATCCAGTACTAAACTTGAGTCATGCAGTAGCGATAATACTCTACGAGTTATGGGTGAAGCTATCCAATATTCAATGCAATGTTCCTCCACCAGCTCCGCCAAACAAGATAAATGAGATCATAACTTTATTCGACGAGCTTGTGAAGAAACTTAGACTACATGAGACCAAGGCTGAGCGTATACACCATATAATAAGGAGTATACTCTATAGGAGTAGGCTTAGTGAGTATGAAGCAAGACTTCTTGTGTACCTGTTAAGGAAGACGCTGCGGGGTTTAGAGAGTATTGAAGATAGCCTTTACGGTGAATCCAGGGATTGAAGATATCGTTGCAGAAGAAGCCCGTGCGGAACTGGGTGGAAAACCTGTATACAACATGTTGTCTGGCTATGTATTCCTTGAAGAACCTAAACAAGGTATTGAAGGAATCTACAGGCTTAGAACAATAAATAGGGCAATGATCCTCCTAACAGTCATAGACAATATTAGACCCGACTACTCCTATTTACCAGAATTAAAAGCCATTCTCGAAAAGAATCTAGGTAACATTGTTGAATACGTGACGCCAGAGACAAGCTTTGCAGTACAAGTAGAGAGAATGGGTAGGCACGAGTACACGTCAATGGATATAGCACGTATTGTAGGCGATGTAGTGATTTCTATTACAACAAAATTCTATGGACGAAGACCACCAGTTAACCTGAGGAACCCCAATATAATAGTCCATGTT contains:
- a CDS encoding AAA family ATPase is translated as MQRNPNQCFVFGIKELDNIYSKALTPGTTILIAGNPGAGKTTLAATICYHNAIRGCPCIYVSFNEDKNKFIKRMKTFGMDFEKLEKNKLFKYLRLPLLSSRDIIDDLINAISTEIIEFQAKIVVLDSFTPIGHAVEKTINARGLIQNYVYNIASLIQGLVVIIAEIPLGETTIKVGDVEFVADVVLILKHNIENKLLNRVIELRKLRDARISVAEIPFILVEGKGIRLFYPPIQEEPPSAKLDVELKHPCKQLAEAIEPVYPGNSMLVVYPPDARSIIYTYMPIITMLTINKLKTLIVTYRYSVKEIEKFAKQLLNKYGINSDDIMNNIIVKAINPASLSLEEILGKELELVDEYKPDAMIFHGVEVVNSMHGNNSKYYMFLRNQLLYHKSKGILTIRYMTLVDKKKYYKNAELSEIIMRLYYKKTKEEKLEPYLYVWRAGKEPTILTPKQLSECLSECIKALKGE
- a CDS encoding DUF3227 domain-containing protein, which produces MKVNKWEILSHIKQYISEKTPGYLHLLDIIARRKTGKTAIELLLEDPAALYEVLEEYYGDKSTVIFILSSMFLKPLAIKLGNPALVDDLLNAIMKKDNKEFFKILKENGLEIK
- the ffh gene encoding signal recognition particle protein, translating into MVLEGVRKALSKFLRSNKEYKESVNEFIKELQKELIKADVNVKLVFQLTKEIKERALKEEPPPGISRKDWLVTIVYEELSKLFGGDKKPEIKPPKKPWVILLVGLQGSGKTTTAAKLAYYYKLDGYRVALVCADTYRPAAYDQLRQLGEKIGVPVYGEPENKNAVEIAKRGVELYKEKDFDIIIVDTAGRHHREEDLLKEMKDIAKEIKPDEVVLVIDAAIGQQAYNIAKKFHESTPIGSIIVTKLDGTAKGGGALSAVAVTGATIKFIGTGEKIDELEVFNPTRFVARILGIGDLEGLLERVKKTKIEFTEKEVKELLSGKINMRLVYKQIISLRRMGPLKKILSMIPGLSLKAPFDIDLSAREAEEKINKWLAIINSMTYEELDNPEIIDRRRMRRIALGAGVDINDVKELMKQYQLVKKLAKQLRRRKDLLEKLRIGI
- a CDS encoding tRNA pseudouridine(54/55) synthase Pus10, which produces MQEDYVEKAKNNAANIIEKTIRILLKHPLCNHCLGRLFARLGKGLGNDERGYALKTLVSMLIPTEEGDDKLRDFVKKLAENAGDPLTRLYNVVYGEDVEPKKCSLCNGKISRKYFEELADNVIEILKEYNATSFLIGVTIDREMMLKELELVREIGIDYSESIKNEIKREVGKIVKEKTGIEPDFTRPDIVAIIDYEKNTIHPIVNPILLTGRYWKKARNISHTIWSVEGAKKYPYSIEEFLDHTLNPLYDSDKAILHASGREDVDARMLGTGRPMVVEIVNPRFRLVDTNLLNELLKSVVIDAEVYGEATRETIRLLKTDLSKKEKIYKALVVTDQPVSDDKLRELEEFFRNRTIRQLTPLRILRRKKERERIRKVYEVVVNKISDRVFEALIKSDGGLYIKELISGDQGRTDPSFTSVLGVQAYCIELDVIGVEVYLPRIQKPLN
- a CDS encoding 50S ribosomal protein L21e; translated protein: MVKAPRGYRHRTRKLMTKKVRERGAIPPLSLLLYEYKVGDKVHIVINPSVHKGMPHRRFHGKTGVIVGKRGKCYIVEVYLGDKKKTLIVRPEHLRPVKTSQ
- a CDS encoding DNA-directed RNA polymerase subunit F, which produces MSSELDIEVIEEKHVSNPVAKKLLEKIIKRIEEKEGTIPLLLHKTMEYLRQYSKMDADKAEALERELSAFELKPETIVMFVNICPETLDEARTLLVLEERTIDTEELNKILEVVKKYCS
- a CDS encoding DUF655 domain-containing protein: MPFGNPLDKYVEYRNKPVAQAIGTRFFTLLEVEPYPGVDLRPGEKVELDRESKIKRIIGRISYDDLTSTAKDNLEGIVRKIVEENEKVFVDFFNKAGPITLKLHTLELLPGIGKKTMKLILDERRKKPFESFQDIQERVKLSDPVKTIVDRILVELRGEDKYYLFIKPPRHKIGPGTIYIGYLEKVRHF
- the rsmA gene encoding ribosomal RNA small subunit methyltransferase A, yielding MSKPPLSSTRMLLIWTRNKLKEYGIKPKEKYSQSFVVSPFLVLDIVGKVRELACRNVIEVGSGLGTITYYLSSYSRVLAIEIDPLLAVATRNTVENKNSCIVVNGDALEIDWCTECIVSNTPYHISSDLIIKIARTNAVKKAVLVLQKEVAERLTAKPGTNSYGRLTIITKILFNVETVRTYPPSCFYPQPKVYSRLVVLERKKNYDKHTEILEEITRLLFSERRKKAIRVLERKLGVKRDEARRLGISDEARVYELEPRVLLEIARLVMERKYS
- a CDS encoding methyltransferase — its product is MFNGVYEPAEDTWLLLKIINADLIKGKTLVDVCTGSGVIGIYLVLKNIVSKAILIDIDDNAVHNAYHNVVEKNISSKAIVLKCDLLSCIGNKSVEVITANPPYLPRENRTMFRDVDAGHRGIEILSRIIEQSSEKLKDNGVLYIVFSSLTGKEEVFSLLRKHGFKVNREVYEHYFFEDIIAVEAILSETS
- a CDS encoding RNA methyltransferase, coding for MNIGFVARTCMNFGVEELYIVNPKASLEEARRYSAKAVGLLEKSVIVNTLDEALEGGDIIVATSAKGYSEGDYVRQAVPVREFVEKMVTGKEKIVLLFGRESTGLTREEIKKAQVLVTIPANPVYPVLNLSHAVAIILYELWVKLSNIQCNVPPPAPPNKINEIITLFDELVKKLRLHETKAERIHHIIRSILYRSRLSEYEARLLVYLLRKTLRGLESIEDSLYGESRD